The proteins below are encoded in one region of Hordeum vulgare subsp. vulgare chromosome 3H, MorexV3_pseudomolecules_assembly, whole genome shotgun sequence:
- the LOC123440164 gene encoding phospholipase A1-II 5, which translates to MDASQGILLSNALVGAGANGVPAWPELLGSAHWDGLIDPLDLTLRRLVLLCGDLCQVTYDSFNSDSHSKYCGTCRFSKATLFSRTQFPAAADISVAANLYATAATSLPPGLMVHSLSREAWSKESNWIGYVAVSTDAAAAATGQRVIYVALRGTIRNLEWVDVLKPDLVAPDTILPEGDPASGHARVMNGWYVIYTSTDERSPFSKYSARDQLLAAVRELVAKYKGESLSIVCTGHSLGASLATLCAFDMVVNGVSKVRDAHFPVTAIVFGSPQVGNPEFKKRFDELPNLRVLHVRNKPDLIPLYPSNLLGYANVGDVLSVNSKKSPHVRSDTTNVGDYHNLQGILHTVAGWNGEKGEFKLQVNRSVALVNKSSAFLKDDNLVPESWWVERNKGMVLGPTGEWELEEPSEENLPVPPVVNGKIIDDDVAATTTPSSKEPKIAEDQGKKVRGSKFLPACFKGVN; encoded by the coding sequence ATGGACGCGAGCCAGGGCATCCTCCTGTCCAACGCCCTGGTCGGTGCCGGCGCCAATGGCGTCCCGGCGTGGCCGGAGCTGCTGGGCTCCGCGCACTGGGACGGCCTCATCGACCCGCTCGACCTCACGCTCCGCCGCCTCGTCCTTCTCTGCGGTGACCTCTGTCAGGTCACCTACGACTCCTTCAACTCCGACTCCCACTCCAAATACTGCGGCACCTGCCGCTTCTCCAAGGCCACGCTCTTCAGCCGCACGCAGTTCCCCGCCGCGGCCGACATATCTGTAGCCGCCAACCTCTACGCCACAGCAGCCACGTCGCTGCCCCCGGGGCTCATGGTGCACTCCCTCTCCCGTGAGGCGTGGAGCAAGGAGTCTAACTGGATCGGCTACGTCGCCGTGTCGACCGACGCCGCCGCGGCCGCCACGGGCCAGCGCGTCATCTACGTCGCGCTGCGCGGCACCATCCGGAACCTCGAGTGGGTCGACGTGCTCAAGCCCGACCTGGTCGCCCCGGACACGATCCTGCCGGAGGGCGACCCGGCCAGCGGCCACGCGCGCGTCATGAATGGCTGGTACGTCATTTACACGTCCACCGACGAGCGCTCGCCCTTCTCCAAGTACAGCGCGCGCGACCAGCTGCTGGCCGCGGTGCGGGAGCTGGTCGCCAAGTACAAGGGCGAGAGCCTCAGCATCGTCTGCACCGGCCACAGTCTCGGCGCGTCGCTGGCCACGCTCTGCGCCTTCGACATGGTGGTCAACGGCGTGTCCAAGGTCCGCGACGCCCACTTCCCGGTCACGGCCATCGTGTTCGGGAGCCCGCAGGTCGGCAACCCGGAGTTCAAGAAGCGGTTCGACGAGCTGCCCAACCTCCGGGTGCTGCACGTCAGGAACAAGCCCGACCTCATCCCGCTCTACCCGAGCAACCTACTCGGCTACGCCAACGTCGGCGACGTGCTCTCCGTGAACTCCAAGAAGTCTCCCCACGTGAGATCGGACACCACCAACGTCGGCGACTACCACAACCTGCAGGGCATCCTGCACACGGTGGCCGGATGGAACGGGGAGAAGGGCGAGTTCAAGCTGCAGGTGAACCGGAGCGTGGCGCTGGTGAACAAGTCGTCCGCCTTCCTCAAGGATGACAACCTTGTGCCGGAGTCGTGGTGGGTGGAGAGGAACAAGGGGATGGTGCTGGGGCCAACTGGTGAGTGGGAGCTCGAGGAGCCCTCTGAGGAGAACTTGCCCGTCCCACCGGTCGTCAACGGGAAGATCATCGACGACGATGTCGCTGCCACCACCACTCCTAGCAGTAAGGAGCCCAAGATAGCAGAGGATCAAGGCAAGAAGGTCAGAGGAAGCAAGTTTCTCCCTGCATGCTTTAAAGGGGTTAATTAG